A single Deltaproteobacteria bacterium DNA region contains:
- a CDS encoding ABC transporter substrate-binding protein: protein MEVCMSRKIVGALCSLVVALVVGATAQAAEVRLGVAAALTGPVAKYGVPIRNGFTLAAEEVNAKGGVNGHLLVLVVEDEQAKKEEAINVFKKLIFQDKVLAIFGPTLSNSAFAADPIANQAKVVVFGTSNTANGITDMGPWTFRNSIMEADVLPVTVREAVKKFKIKKVAVLYGNDDAFTKGGYDVFKVVLEAQNIPVTNTETFARGDVDFRAQLTKIKAQNPDAIVCSALAEEAANIILQARNLGITVPFVGGNGFNSAKLFEIAKAAADNTIMGGPWAAESNSARNKGFVAAYTRKYGAEPDQFAAQAYDALYIVAQALKTVKLTGSLEKDRQSLRDALPLVKLEGATGSFTFRKAPAKAGVETGYDARQDAHIFIAKGGKFVLMK from the coding sequence ATGGAGGTTTGCATGTCAAGAAAGATTGTCGGTGCGTTATGCAGTCTCGTGGTAGCGCTGGTGGTAGGGGCGACGGCTCAAGCGGCTGAGGTTAGGCTCGGCGTAGCGGCGGCGCTTACAGGGCCCGTTGCGAAGTATGGCGTGCCGATCAGGAATGGCTTCACCCTCGCTGCCGAAGAGGTCAACGCCAAGGGAGGGGTAAACGGCCATCTGCTTGTTCTCGTCGTTGAAGACGAGCAGGCGAAGAAGGAAGAGGCCATCAACGTTTTCAAGAAGCTCATCTTCCAGGACAAGGTGTTGGCCATCTTCGGCCCCACCCTCTCAAACTCGGCTTTTGCGGCGGATCCGATCGCCAACCAGGCGAAGGTCGTGGTCTTTGGCACGAGCAACACTGCCAATGGCATTACCGACATGGGACCCTGGACCTTCCGGAATTCCATTATGGAGGCCGACGTTCTTCCCGTTACGGTGCGCGAGGCGGTAAAGAAGTTCAAAATCAAGAAGGTCGCGGTCCTCTACGGTAATGACGACGCCTTCACCAAGGGAGGCTACGATGTCTTCAAGGTCGTCCTGGAGGCCCAAAATATCCCGGTCACCAACACCGAGACGTTTGCCAGAGGCGACGTGGATTTTCGCGCCCAACTCACGAAGATAAAGGCCCAAAACCCCGATGCCATCGTCTGCTCGGCCCTGGCGGAGGAGGCGGCCAACATTATCCTCCAGGCGCGCAACCTCGGGATTACCGTTCCCTTTGTCGGCGGCAACGGCTTTAACTCGGCCAAACTCTTCGAGATCGCCAAGGCGGCGGCCGATAATACCATTATGGGCGGCCCCTGGGCAGCCGAGAGCAACAGTGCCAGAAACAAGGGCTTCGTCGCCGCCTACACCAGGAAGTACGGCGCCGAACCGGATCAGTTTGCCGCTCAGGCTTACGACGCCTTGTACATCGTGGCCCAGGCCCTCAAGACAGTTAAACTGACGGGCAGCCTGGAGAAGGATCGCCAGTCCCTGAGAGACGCACTCCCCTTGGTTAAGCTTGAAGGGGCCACCGGCTCCTTCACCTTCCGGAAGGCGCCCGCCAAGGCAGGCGTTGAGACGGGCTATGATGCCCGGCAGGACGCACATATCTTTATCGCCAAGGGTGGCAAGTTCGTTTTAATGAAGTAA
- a CDS encoding ABC transporter permease, translating into MKTPYNLSLLFWRVWQRNFTVYRENWKVSFVPPLLEPLLYLLAFGVGFSALLGSFQFQGSNMSYLSFIAPGLIAINIMNNAFFENTYASFVRMYYQKTFDAMMATPLTLEEIITGEIIWGATKAAIATTIMLAVVSLFGLIAYPSGLLLIPLAFLGGLAFGSIGMFFTGIVKNIELFNLPVFLFITPMFLFSGTFFPVENLPRWAEWLAFILPLTHLVKICRALAWGQYHLSLLWEGAYFVVFGLIFFPLAIAKMRKRLMK; encoded by the coding sequence ATGAAAACACCCTACAACCTCTCTCTACTCTTCTGGCGTGTCTGGCAGCGGAATTTCACCGTTTACCGGGAAAACTGGAAGGTGAGCTTTGTCCCGCCCCTGCTGGAACCACTGCTGTACCTGCTGGCCTTTGGCGTAGGCTTCAGCGCCCTGTTGGGAAGTTTCCAGTTTCAGGGCAGCAATATGTCCTATCTCAGCTTCATCGCCCCGGGGCTGATTGCCATCAACATTATGAACAACGCTTTTTTCGAAAACACCTATGCCTCCTTTGTCCGGATGTACTATCAGAAGACATTCGATGCCATGATGGCCACCCCGCTGACGCTGGAAGAGATCATTACAGGGGAAATCATCTGGGGCGCCACGAAGGCGGCTATTGCCACCACCATTATGCTGGCCGTCGTCAGCCTCTTCGGTCTGATCGCCTATCCGTCCGGCCTGCTGCTCATCCCGCTCGCGTTCCTGGGCGGGCTGGCCTTCGGGTCCATCGGCATGTTTTTTACGGGGATTGTCAAGAATATTGAGCTCTTCAACCTGCCGGTCTTTCTCTTCATTACGCCGATGTTTCTGTTCAGCGGCACTTTTTTTCCTGTGGAGAATCTGCCCCGGTGGGCGGAGTGGCTGGCCTTTATCCTGCCGCTCACGCATCTTGTCAAAATCTGCCGGGCCCTGGCCTGGGGACAATACCACCTGTCATTGCTCTGGGAAGGCGCCTATTTTGTCGTCTTCGGCCTGATCTTTTTCCCGCTGGCCATAGCCAAGATGCGTAAACGACTTATGAAATAG
- a CDS encoding ABC transporter ATP-binding protein produces the protein MCEAMNEPLLEITGLAVNYGHIRAVHQVDLTLQPGEIVALIGANGAGKTTTLLAVSGLLKPSAGAIFFAGQDVGRLRPQEIVQRGLVQVPEGRAILTTLTVRENLELGAYSRRNRHEATLDLGKVMDRFPILRTRENLPAGNLSGGEQQMLAIGRALMARPRLLLLDEPSMGLAPLIVQEIFAILQEINQEGTSVLLVEQNARQALRVAHRGYVLETGRVVLTDTGHNLLINQKVIEAYLGG, from the coding sequence ATGTGTGAGGCCATGAACGAACCCCTCCTCGAGATCACCGGACTCGCGGTCAACTATGGCCACATTCGGGCCGTCCACCAGGTGGATTTGACGCTTCAGCCAGGGGAGATTGTTGCCCTGATCGGCGCCAATGGAGCCGGGAAGACGACAACCCTGCTGGCCGTTTCCGGGCTTCTCAAACCGTCTGCCGGGGCCATCTTCTTCGCGGGTCAGGATGTCGGACGGCTTCGCCCGCAGGAGATCGTGCAGCGTGGACTGGTTCAAGTTCCCGAAGGGAGGGCCATCCTGACGACCCTTACCGTCCGGGAAAACCTGGAACTCGGTGCATACAGCAGACGGAATCGGCACGAGGCGACACTCGACCTGGGAAAAGTGATGGACCGCTTCCCGATCCTGCGTACCAGGGAGAACCTCCCGGCTGGGAACTTGAGCGGCGGGGAACAGCAGATGCTGGCGATCGGCAGGGCGCTCATGGCAAGACCGCGCCTCCTGCTTCTGGACGAGCCTTCCATGGGCCTTGCTCCCCTGATTGTCCAGGAGATCTTCGCGATCCTGCAGGAGATCAATCAAGAGGGAACATCGGTCCTTCTTGTGGAGCAAAACGCCCGGCAAGCCCTGCGGGTTGCCCACCGGGGGTACGTGTTGGAGACCGGGAGGGTCGTCCTCACCGATACTGGCCACAACCTGCTTATAAACCAAAAGGTAATCGAGGCCTATCTTGGAGGGTGA
- a CDS encoding transglutaminase-like domain-containing protein, producing MKKITIFILCILCLLSNFLLARHGWAENYTVKGEMASTIRYELQHQVTPGDGMRQMSLSFVVPQTFQSPTYSQEISDFKLVLKPEPQEKKTTTDGRGNSIVLATWTKVPSLIDVSLSCNAVNKTGLKTLETQAPFPLAKPEPAMLDYLKATEQVQSQDPRIRELAVQLTAEVKTEFDAVQRVISWVVDHVHYVNPPVQYDALYAFTSGKGNCQNFSHLSAALLRSVGIPVRIVNGVTLNQPFDVSWQKGTLTFKMGQGRHSWIEVWFPDQGWVPCDPQNTQLFVSNRFVRIEVGIDNNETKNDGMLRWAQNRDAQSKPKLQETISADFNSDVVKVTGDREAYGPKNILLSPNVKAQFKQLALKTPPPPVTITATDQSKLVYQVPFTFGNLEFPEDLDFAFPRTAKATTAGQFEMSRNFLVETAEYVTTKLTQYAQVVVLSKPVSLKKVALALHNFGGEGLLWVELYKDNEGKPGTPIATSDFISLEQLSLKPGYRWTDFAFTQEKITLMPGNYWIALGFSGSPIVNWFYTYGKPVGPADGTRYKNIFTEDWSGALNYEFNYRLTGLTTK from the coding sequence ATGAAGAAAATCACAATTTTTATCCTCTGCATCCTTTGCCTGCTCAGTAATTTCTTGCTTGCCAGGCACGGCTGGGCGGAAAACTATACCGTCAAGGGCGAGATGGCATCAACCATCCGGTATGAACTTCAGCACCAAGTTACGCCGGGCGACGGCATGAGACAAATGTCGCTTAGCTTTGTGGTGCCCCAAACCTTTCAATCTCCAACGTATAGTCAGGAAATCAGCGACTTCAAGCTCGTTCTGAAGCCGGAGCCGCAGGAGAAAAAAACCACGACTGATGGTCGCGGCAACAGCATCGTGCTTGCCACCTGGACAAAAGTACCCTCTCTGATAGACGTCAGCCTCTCCTGTAATGCCGTCAACAAGACCGGCCTGAAAACATTGGAGACGCAGGCCCCCTTTCCTCTGGCCAAGCCGGAGCCGGCCATGCTGGATTATCTGAAAGCCACGGAGCAGGTGCAGTCCCAGGACCCTCGCATTCGAGAACTGGCGGTCCAACTGACCGCGGAAGTCAAAACAGAATTCGATGCCGTGCAGCGGGTAATTTCCTGGGTGGTGGACCACGTGCATTACGTTAATCCCCCTGTCCAGTATGACGCGCTTTATGCCTTCACCTCGGGCAAGGGAAACTGTCAGAACTTCTCGCATTTGAGCGCCGCCCTGCTGCGCTCCGTGGGTATTCCGGTGCGCATCGTGAATGGCGTCACCCTGAACCAACCCTTCGACGTTTCCTGGCAGAAGGGCACTTTAACCTTTAAAATGGGACAAGGTCGCCATTCCTGGATTGAAGTCTGGTTCCCCGACCAGGGCTGGGTTCCCTGCGACCCCCAGAACACGCAGCTTTTTGTTTCGAATCGTTTTGTCCGGATAGAGGTAGGAATTGACAACAACGAAACCAAAAACGACGGTATGCTGCGCTGGGCGCAAAATCGCGATGCTCAATCCAAGCCGAAACTCCAGGAAACGATCAGCGCCGATTTCAACAGTGACGTGGTGAAGGTAACAGGCGATCGTGAGGCCTATGGTCCCAAAAATATTCTGCTTTCTCCCAACGTCAAGGCCCAGTTCAAACAGCTCGCCCTGAAAACGCCGCCGCCGCCCGTCACCATCACGGCTACGGACCAAAGTAAGCTTGTCTATCAGGTGCCCTTTACCTTCGGCAACCTCGAGTTTCCCGAAGATTTGGACTTTGCCTTTCCACGGACGGCTAAGGCCACCACGGCCGGACAATTTGAGATGTCCCGCAATTTTCTCGTGGAAACTGCCGAATATGTCACGACCAAGCTGACCCAGTACGCTCAGGTGGTTGTGTTGTCCAAACCGGTATCTCTGAAAAAAGTTGCCCTGGCCCTGCATAACTTCGGAGGCGAGGGCTTGTTGTGGGTAGAGCTGTATAAGGACAATGAGGGCAAGCCCGGCACGCCCATCGCCACCAGCGATTTCATCAGCCTGGAGCAACTGTCCCTCAAACCGGGATACCGCTGGACAGATTTCGCCTTCACCCAGGAAAAAATTACCCTCATGCCCGGCAATTACTGGATCGCGCTGGGCTTCAGCGGCAGCCCGATAGTCAACTGGTTTTACACTTACGGCAAACCGGTTGGCCCGGCCGATGGCACCCGCTACAAGAACATCTTCACCGAGGACTGGAGTGGCGCCCTGAATTACGAATTCAATTACCGGCTCACAGGTTTGACGACAAAATGA
- a CDS encoding pyridoxal phosphate-dependent aminotransferase, with protein sequence MRFDIAKSGSGLIYEIRHIVAVANKLQEYGVELDWENIGDPVQKGEKIPAWMKEVLFDVLRDDLSFAYSPTKGVTATREFLAELVNKRGGAQITAEDIIFFNGLGDAIARAYSSIHVDARIIMPEPTYSTHLLAEVLHASFPPNTYRLNPYSHWHPDLRELEQKVKSHQAIVGILCINPDNPTGYVYTEETLRQIVGIARKYDLFVVFDETYHNIVYNGKKTAMLADIIGNVPGISMKGISKEFPWPGSRCGWMEVYNADKDEKFARYIDTILNQKMSEVCSTTLPQMSIPKIMTHPEYGNYLNERVRHYERLSNIAYNILKDVPYLIVNRTNGAFYMTAVFNDAVLNGRQTLPIQQPEITQYIEGLVEDNVEFDKRFVYYLLGCTGICVVPLTSFFTSVPGFRMTLLDKDEAKFERVVKTIAEKVVQYIESAK encoded by the coding sequence ATGAGATTCGACATCGCCAAAAGTGGCAGCGGTCTTATCTATGAGATAAGACATATTGTGGCAGTAGCCAATAAACTCCAGGAATACGGGGTAGAGCTCGACTGGGAAAATATCGGCGACCCGGTGCAGAAAGGGGAGAAGATCCCCGCCTGGATGAAAGAGGTCCTCTTTGATGTCTTGAGGGACGATCTTTCCTTCGCCTATTCCCCCACGAAAGGCGTCACTGCGACCCGGGAGTTCCTGGCAGAGCTTGTCAATAAAAGGGGCGGCGCCCAGATAACCGCGGAAGATATTATCTTTTTCAACGGCCTCGGCGATGCCATTGCCCGCGCCTACAGCTCTATCCATGTGGATGCCCGCATCATCATGCCGGAACCGACCTACTCCACCCATCTGCTGGCCGAGGTGCTGCACGCCTCTTTTCCGCCCAACACTTACCGGCTCAATCCCTACAGCCATTGGCATCCCGATCTCCGCGAGCTGGAGCAGAAGGTGAAGAGTCACCAGGCCATTGTCGGGATTCTTTGCATCAATCCCGATAACCCCACCGGCTATGTCTATACCGAGGAGACGCTCCGGCAGATTGTGGGCATTGCCCGCAAATATGACCTTTTTGTCGTCTTTGACGAGACCTACCACAACATCGTCTACAACGGGAAAAAAACGGCCATGCTGGCCGATATCATCGGTAACGTTCCGGGTATCAGCATGAAGGGCATTTCCAAGGAATTCCCCTGGCCGGGCTCGCGCTGCGGCTGGATGGAGGTTTACAATGCCGATAAAGATGAAAAATTTGCCCGCTATATTGATACGATCCTGAACCAGAAGATGTCGGAGGTTTGTTCCACGACGCTGCCGCAGATGTCCATCCCCAAGATCATGACCCATCCCGAGTATGGCAATTATCTCAATGAGCGGGTGCGCCATTATGAAAGACTTTCCAATATTGCCTACAACATCTTGAAGGACGTGCCCTATCTGATTGTGAACCGGACCAACGGCGCCTTTTACATGACGGCCGTGTTCAACGATGCGGTTCTGAACGGGAGGCAGACATTACCTATCCAACAGCCCGAGATCACGCAGTACATAGAAGGGCTCGTAGAAGACAATGTCGAATTCGACAAGCGTTTCGTTTACTATCTCCTGGGTTGTACCGGGATCTGTGTCGTACCGCTGACATCGTTCTTTACCTCTGTGCCCGGCTTCCGCATGACCCTGCTGGACAAGGACGAGGCCAAGTTTGAACGCGTCGTAAAGACCATCGCCGAAAAGGTCGTCCAGTACATCGAATCGGCTAAATAA
- a CDS encoding ATP-binding cassette domain-containing protein: MRKTYGDLVAVDDVSFSVLPGECFGILGPNGAGKTSIIHMIYGFSLMTGGALQIFGLDAREHLRAIKARLGVCQQDNSLDPDLTVRQNLEVFARYFNIPRPIAQERTQKLLKFMALDHRQDARAIDLSGGMMRRLIIARALINEPDLLILDEPTTGLDPQSRHQVWERLEELRAGGLSILLTTHYMDEASRLCDRVVIMDHGRILVTGEPAALVKQHIGQDIIEADAPSAELRAYIRDRKWRHEDLGHRLIIYVEEGNDMFHEISKLCSKEGCLLRMATLEDVFLKLTGRDLRE; the protein is encoded by the coding sequence ATGCGCAAGACCTACGGCGATCTCGTGGCCGTGGATGATGTCTCTTTCTCGGTGCTGCCGGGAGAATGTTTCGGGATTCTCGGTCCTAACGGGGCAGGGAAAACGTCCATTATCCATATGATCTATGGCTTTTCTTTGATGACCGGGGGCGCCTTGCAGATCTTTGGGCTGGATGCCCGGGAACATCTGCGCGCCATCAAGGCGCGTCTCGGCGTCTGCCAGCAGGATAACAGCCTGGACCCCGACCTGACGGTGCGGCAGAATCTGGAGGTATTTGCCCGCTATTTCAATATTCCGCGCCCGATTGCTCAGGAAAGAACGCAAAAACTGCTCAAATTCATGGCCTTAGACCACCGCCAGGATGCCCGCGCGATTGATCTTTCGGGGGGCATGATGCGCCGGCTGATAATCGCCCGCGCCCTCATCAATGAACCGGATTTGCTGATCCTCGATGAACCGACGACCGGTCTTGATCCCCAGTCGCGGCATCAGGTCTGGGAGCGGTTGGAAGAGCTGCGGGCGGGCGGACTTTCAATCCTCCTGACGACGCATTATATGGACGAAGCGTCCCGGCTCTGCGACCGCGTGGTGATCATGGATCACGGTCGCATCCTGGTAACGGGCGAGCCGGCGGCATTGGTAAAGCAGCATATCGGCCAGGACATCATCGAGGCAGATGCTCCCTCGGCTGAGCTCCGGGCCTATATCCGGGACCGAAAATGGCGACATGAAGACCTGGGGCACCGGCTGATTATTTATGTGGAAGAGGGCAACGATATGTTCCACGAAATAAGTAAGCTATGCAGCAAAGAAGGCTGCCTGCTGCGCATGGCCACCCTGGAGGACGTTTTTTTGAAATTAACGGGGAGGGACCTGCGGGAATGA
- a CDS encoding hydrolase, which yields MRVLRENTLGLVIDYQERLLPHIYENQQLLANTLVLIEGLKALEIPLIVTEQYRKGLGITVPEIKNLFSPFDPMEKVSFSCYDDQGIGKALAATGQKSVVICGIEAHVCVLQTAIDLMENNYMPVVVADCISSRKPDDKQTAIKRMRQEGIIITSCEAILFELCRAAGTDQFKAISKLVK from the coding sequence ATGCGCGTATTAAGAGAAAATACCTTGGGACTGGTGATTGATTACCAGGAACGCTTGTTGCCCCATATCTACGAAAATCAGCAGTTGCTGGCAAACACGCTGGTCCTGATTGAAGGGCTAAAGGCATTGGAAATCCCACTTATCGTCACTGAGCAATATCGCAAAGGCTTGGGGATAACGGTGCCCGAGATAAAAAATTTGTTTTCCCCTTTCGATCCCATGGAAAAGGTGTCCTTTAGCTGCTATGATGATCAGGGCATTGGCAAGGCACTTGCTGCAACGGGTCAAAAATCGGTGGTAATATGTGGGATTGAAGCCCATGTATGTGTACTGCAGACAGCGATAGACTTGATGGAAAATAATTACATGCCTGTTGTCGTCGCAGACTGTATTTCCAGCCGTAAGCCGGACGATAAACAGACTGCCATTAAGAGAATGCGACAGGAGGGGATAATCATTACTTCTTGTGAGGCGATTCTGTTCGAGCTGTGCCGTGCGGCCGGAACAGACCAATTCAAGGCAATATCAAAACTTGTGAAATAG
- a CDS encoding branched-chain amino acid ABC transporter permease: MTDDLQVFWATYNTLVYTVGVHSMLALSIYLTLSCGLLSLGNAAFMGIGAYTAALGTLRLGLPFGAALALGGLLPGLVALVIGIPTLRLSGVYLAMATLGFGEVVRVIFLNLEITGGSMGLNGIPMKTQLWHIVAILAVLVYGFVRLRHSKIGRSFEAIKEDETAAKAMGINTTLYKLLAFVLGACIAGVAGGLNAHFTFFVSPREYGFDPAVDILTGAIFGGTGSFVGPMVGSSILAVLPELLRFLKAFRLSVNGLILILVVIYLPNGIWDRKLFARFRRKGAT, translated from the coding sequence GTGACTGACGATTTGCAGGTCTTTTGGGCCACATACAACACGCTTGTCTACACCGTGGGCGTGCATTCGATGCTCGCCCTCTCGATCTACCTCACGCTCTCCTGCGGGCTGCTTTCACTTGGCAACGCGGCCTTCATGGGCATCGGGGCCTACACGGCGGCTCTGGGAACGCTGCGTCTCGGACTTCCTTTCGGAGCGGCCTTGGCGCTCGGCGGGCTCCTGCCCGGTCTGGTGGCCCTGGTGATCGGGATACCGACGCTGCGGCTTTCGGGGGTGTACTTAGCCATGGCTACCCTGGGCTTCGGAGAGGTGGTACGGGTGATCTTTTTGAATCTGGAGATCACCGGCGGCTCCATGGGCTTGAACGGCATCCCCATGAAAACCCAGCTCTGGCACATTGTGGCAATTCTCGCCGTCCTCGTTTACGGATTCGTGCGGCTGCGGCACTCCAAGATCGGCCGCTCCTTCGAAGCCATCAAGGAGGATGAGACTGCCGCTAAGGCGATGGGCATCAATACCACCTTATACAAGCTGCTGGCCTTCGTTTTGGGCGCCTGCATCGCCGGGGTTGCGGGAGGCTTGAACGCCCATTTTACCTTCTTCGTTTCTCCCCGCGAGTACGGATTCGACCCGGCGGTAGACATCCTGACCGGCGCCATTTTCGGCGGCACCGGCAGCTTTGTGGGCCCCATGGTCGGCAGTTCAATCCTGGCCGTCTTGCCGGAACTCCTGCGGTTCCTCAAAGCTTTTCGCTTGTCGGTAAACGGGCTTATTCTCATCCTCGTGGTCATCTATCTGCCCAACGGGATCTGGGATCGGAAACTCTTCGCCAGGTTCCGGAGAAAGGGGGCCACCTGA
- a CDS encoding HU family DNA-binding protein gives MNKGDLVGAVAKVVGKKKTAEDAVSCVLDAITASLKKGEKVTLIGFGTFSVVKRAAREGRNPQTGKAIKIKAKKVPKFVAGKKLKDTVAK, from the coding sequence ATGAACAAAGGGGATCTGGTAGGTGCGGTTGCCAAGGTGGTCGGCAAAAAGAAAACCGCAGAAGATGCAGTCAGTTGTGTCCTGGATGCAATTACAGCATCACTGAAAAAGGGGGAAAAGGTTACTCTCATCGGTTTCGGTACGTTCTCGGTAGTAAAAAGAGCTGCCCGGGAAGGAAGAAACCCCCAGACCGGCAAGGCCATCAAGATCAAGGCCAAGAAAGTCCCGAAGTTTGTAGCCGGCAAGAAACTCAAAGACACGGTGGCAAAATAG
- a CDS encoding ABC transporter ATP-binding protein — protein sequence MLRIHGLTKQFGGLLVLDDVSFQMPEGVIYGLIGPNGSGKTTLFNLITGILTSTAGTVHLGNELLTGRLPHMVTRAGIGRTFQNIRIFREMTLLENVMVGMHGHLRYGLAGTLLRLPSQRSEEKRGRERARELLSWVSLDTKATLEAGSLSYGEQRKLELARALATEPKVLLIDEPAAGMNPAETEELMAEITCISRRGYTILLIEHDMRLVMGLCQRIAVLNFGKLIAEGPPGEIRQHPEVIEAYLGRDV from the coding sequence ATGCTGCGGATCCATGGTCTCACCAAGCAGTTTGGGGGCCTGCTGGTTCTGGACGATGTTTCGTTCCAGATGCCCGAGGGGGTCATTTACGGTCTCATCGGTCCCAACGGATCCGGCAAAACCACGTTGTTCAATCTGATCACCGGCATCCTCACGTCCACCGCCGGTACCGTACACTTGGGCAACGAGCTGCTTACCGGCCGCCTGCCTCACATGGTTACACGGGCGGGCATCGGCCGCACTTTCCAGAACATCCGGATCTTCCGGGAGATGACCCTTTTGGAGAACGTGATGGTGGGAATGCACGGCCACTTGCGTTACGGCCTCGCCGGCACCCTCCTCAGGCTGCCTTCCCAACGTAGCGAGGAAAAACGCGGGAGGGAAAGGGCCCGGGAACTTCTTTCCTGGGTAAGTCTGGATACAAAGGCCACGCTCGAGGCGGGAAGCCTCTCCTACGGCGAGCAGCGGAAGCTTGAACTCGCCCGTGCGCTGGCTACCGAACCTAAGGTGCTCCTGATTGATGAGCCGGCGGCCGGCATGAATCCGGCCGAAACCGAAGAGCTCATGGCTGAGATCACTTGTATCAGCCGGCGCGGATACACCATCCTCTTGATCGAGCATGACATGCGGCTGGTGATGGGACTCTGCCAGAGGATAGCCGTCTTGAACTTCGGGAAGCTCATCGCCGAGGGGCCTCCGGGGGAGATCCGGCAGCATCCCGAGGTGATCGAAGCCTACCTGGGGAGGGATGTGTGA
- a CDS encoding branched-chain amino acid ABC transporter permease, translating into MIAQQLVNALTLGSVYALFALGFTLVFGVLEVINLSHGAVFMVGAYVALLLVTKANLGIWVALPLAMLLSGVLGLLIDQVVLKPLRARRAHHLMPMIATIGAATLTTNAVQGIFGAETSRFPFGTIPEESFQVGAILVTELQMAIVIISFLLMVLLVAILQRTRLGKAVRAVAENPQTSYLLGINVEGIFRLVSFTAAALGGGAGVLIGLSFNAIYPFMGQTLLPKGVAVIILGGMGDVRGAMVGGLFLGVAEVMSVAYLSSDYRDAVAFGLLFLILLVRPSGLFGRVVERKA; encoded by the coding sequence ATGATCGCTCAACAGCTCGTCAACGCCTTGACGCTCGGAAGCGTCTATGCCCTGTTCGCCCTTGGCTTTACCCTTGTGTTCGGGGTGCTGGAGGTGATCAACCTCTCCCACGGCGCCGTGTTCATGGTGGGGGCTTACGTGGCGCTGCTGCTGGTGACCAAGGCGAATCTCGGCATTTGGGTGGCGTTGCCCTTAGCTATGCTCCTCTCCGGCGTCCTGGGGCTGCTCATAGACCAGGTCGTCCTGAAACCCCTGCGGGCCCGGCGGGCCCACCACCTCATGCCCATGATCGCAACCATCGGCGCGGCCACCCTGACGACCAACGCGGTCCAGGGGATCTTTGGCGCGGAGACCTCCCGCTTCCCTTTTGGAACCATTCCCGAAGAGAGCTTCCAGGTGGGCGCGATCCTGGTTACCGAGCTCCAGATGGCCATAGTGATCATCTCGTTCCTGCTTATGGTTCTGCTGGTGGCAATCCTGCAGCGCACCCGGCTCGGGAAGGCCGTGCGCGCCGTAGCCGAGAACCCCCAGACCTCCTACCTGCTGGGAATAAACGTGGAAGGGATTTTTCGGCTCGTATCCTTTACGGCTGCGGCGCTTGGGGGTGGAGCGGGGGTTCTCATCGGGCTCTCTTTTAACGCCATTTACCCCTTTATGGGCCAAACACTGCTGCCCAAGGGGGTGGCCGTGATCATCCTGGGAGGCATGGGCGATGTGCGGGGCGCCATGGTGGGAGGACTCTTCCTGGGGGTGGCCGAGGTGATGAGCGTGGCTTATCTTTCCAGCGACTATCGGGACGCAGTCGCTTTCGGGCTCCTCTTTCTGATTCTCCTGGTGCGCCCCTCGGGCCTCTTCGGCCGGGTCGTGGAAAGGAAGGCGTGA